Genomic segment of Sebaldella sp. S0638:
AAGAAAATGGTTTATTGCATGAAAATTTGAAAAAGTAGGAGGAAGAATGAAAAAAATTATAACATTATTTAGTTTATTATTATTAGTATCATGCGGAAAAAGTTATAAAATTACAGGGAAAAATTTTTATAAAGTTGGTGGGGGAAAATACTTAGTATGTAGAGGAAATGAATATCGTAAAACTTGCAGGGAAGAAATAGAACCAATTGAGATAAGATATGCAATAGCTTTTGATAATGGAATGTGGACAAATATAAGCAAAGAAGAGTATAAAAAATATAATATAGGAGATACTTATAAAGTAAAAATATTACAAACAATAACAAGATAAAAAAGATATATTTTATTTAAAAATTTATATGAAAAAATATATTCTATAATTTTAAAAAAATACTTGTAAATAAAGGGTTTGATAATATAAAAAGATATATTTAAAATAATAAAAAATATAGGAGGCTGCATGATAAAGAAACATGAAATAAAAATAGATCCTGAATATTTTAATGATGTGGTTGAAAAAAGAAAAACATTTGAAGTAAGAAAAAATGACAGGGCCTATGAAGTAGGAGATTTATTGCAAATACAAGAATATAATAGAGAAACAAAAGAATATACAGGAAGAGAACTTTGGACTTCAATAACATATATTCTAGATGATCAGGAATATTTAAGGGATGGATATGTGATACTGGCATTGGAAATCTTAGAAGTGAATAATTAGAAAAAATGTGACAGTGGACAATGAAAATTGAATACAAAGTTTTGCAAAGAAGTAGTATTTATAATAAAAATTGATTATTTTAAGTTAAGATGATCCACATATTGCTTTATCCCGATAATTATAGTAAACTATTATTATATAATCAAGATTATAGAGGGAGATAGCTGTGGCAAATGAAAGAATAACAGAAAATATAGTAAGAAAACATTTTGAAAGTTTTGGATATGAATTGGAAGAACAAATTCCTAAAAATAAAAAAATAAAAAAACTATTACAAAATGCTTCGAAGAGTGGAGATGGTAATGGGAGACCGGAATTTTTATTAACTTTTGATGATGAGGAGTTATCGGATTTAATAATTGTAATCGAATGTAAAGCTTTGACAAAAAATCATGCAAGTAAAGAGGGAAATAAATTCAAAGAATATGCTGTAGATGGAGTTTTATTATATTCAGCATATCTTTCAAAAGAATACAATGTTATTAGTATAGCTGTTAGTGGTCAGGATGAAAAAGATTTAAAAATATCTACTTTTTTTCAAGGAATAAAATCTGATTATAAAGAAGTGTTGGGAGATAAGTTACTGTCAGTAGATAATTATATAGAATTTTATAAAGAAGAGATAAAAAGAGAGGAAAGTAAAAAAAATTATGAAGATATTTTAAGTTATGCTAATGAACTTAATGATGAATTACATGATTTAAATATAAAAGAAGATAAAAGAAGTTTATTGATTAGTGGAATTCTAATTGCTCTAGGGAGTGATACATTTAATTATATGGACTATGGGAAAAGATCTAGCAAATTAGAAGAAGAAGCTAATAAATATAAAAAAGATAAAGAAAAATATAAAAAAAAATTTATTATATATCAAGAAGAGGCGAAGAGAGAAACAAAACAATTAACAAATGCTTTATTGAATTGTATAGTAGAAACATTGAGTACTTCTGATATTCAAGAGGATAAAATAGAATTATTTAAAAATACATTTGTATTTCTAAAAGATTTAGATATGGAAGTAAAACAGATAAAAAAAATAATACATGATATAAATTCTAAATTAAGAAATTATATTGAAGAAAATTCTTTAAATAATAAAATACAAGATATAATTAGTGAATTTTATATAGAGTTTTTAAAATATTCAAATTCAGATAAAAGTTTAGGTATTGTTTTAACACCTTCTCATATAACGGAATTATTTTGTGAGTTATCTAATCTTGATGAAAATGATGTTGTTATTGATAATTGTACTGGAACAAGTGGTTTTTTAATTTCTGCAATGGGTCGTATGATGAAAAAATCAAAAGGGGATATTGAGAAAATTAAAAATATAAAATCTAAACAATTATTAGGGATAGAAAAAGAAGGAACCATTTATACTTTAGCAGTATCAAATATGTATTTACATGGAGATGGAAAAAGCAATATTTTCAAGGGAGATTGTTTTGATGAAAAAATAAAATTGGAAATAAAAGAGAAATTTTTACCAACAGTCGGTTTTCTAAATCCTCCATATAAAAGTAAAAAAAATGCAAGAGAAGAAATGGAATTTATATTGAATAATTTAGAGTTTTTACAAAAAGGTGGAAGATGCGTCGCGATAATACCAATGAGTTGTGTACTTGCTTCAAGTGGGAAAGGTTTTGAGTTAAAGGAAAAGTTATTAAAAAAACATACATTAAAAGCTGTTTTGTCAATGCCAGATGAACTGTTCATAAACTCAAAAGTAGGAGTTGTAACAGCAATTTTAGTCATAGAAGCTCATAATCCACATCCTAAAAATTTTAAAACATTTTTTGGTTATTTTAAAGATGATGGTTTTGTAAAAAGAAAAAATAAAGGACGAAATGATCATTTAGACAAATGGAAAGATATAAAGGAAAAATGGTTAAATCTATATGTAAACAACGAAATTGAACCGGGATTAAGCACAACTAAAATAATTACAGCTAAAGAAGAGTGGTGTGCTGAAGCATATTTAGAAACAAACTATACAGAACTTACACAAGATGAATTTGAACAAACTCTTAGAGATTATTTAGCGTATCTTGTAAAAATAGGTGATTTAGATGAAAATGATTAAACTACCTGAATTGTTTGATTTTTATAGGGGAAATGATTTTGAACTTATTAATATGAAGCAAGATGATAATTCTAAAATTAATTTTATTTCAAGAACAGGAAGTAATAATGGAGTAGCAGCTAGAGTTAAAGTCGTAGAAGGAGTTGAACCATTTGAAAAGGGCTTAATAACAGTTGCTCTTGGCGGAAGTGTTTTGTCTACTTTTGTTCAAAAGAGAGAT
This window contains:
- a CDS encoding DUF3850 domain-containing protein is translated as MIKKHEIKIDPEYFNDVVEKRKTFEVRKNDRAYEVGDLLQIQEYNRETKEYTGRELWTSITYILDDQEYLRDGYVILALEILEVNN
- a CDS encoding N-6 DNA methylase, giving the protein MANERITENIVRKHFESFGYELEEQIPKNKKIKKLLQNASKSGDGNGRPEFLLTFDDEELSDLIIVIECKALTKNHASKEGNKFKEYAVDGVLLYSAYLSKEYNVISIAVSGQDEKDLKISTFFQGIKSDYKEVLGDKLLSVDNYIEFYKEEIKREESKKNYEDILSYANELNDELHDLNIKEDKRSLLISGILIALGSDTFNYMDYGKRSSKLEEEANKYKKDKEKYKKKFIIYQEEAKRETKQLTNALLNCIVETLSTSDIQEDKIELFKNTFVFLKDLDMEVKQIKKIIHDINSKLRNYIEENSLNNKIQDIISEFYIEFLKYSNSDKSLGIVLTPSHITELFCELSNLDENDVVIDNCTGTSGFLISAMGRMMKKSKGDIEKIKNIKSKQLLGIEKEGTIYTLAVSNMYLHGDGKSNIFKGDCFDEKIKLEIKEKFLPTVGFLNPPYKSKKNAREEMEFILNNLEFLQKGGRCVAIIPMSCVLASSGKGFELKEKLLKKHTLKAVLSMPDELFINSKVGVVTAILVIEAHNPHPKNFKTFFGYFKDDGFVKRKNKGRNDHLDKWKDIKEKWLNLYVNNEIEPGLSTTKIITAKEEWCAEAYLETNYTELTQDEFEQTLRDYLAYLVKIGDLDEND